One region of Streptomyces sp. NBC_00442 genomic DNA includes:
- the ftsW gene encoding putative lipid II flippase FtsW, which produces MAADVLGGSGDAARGVRARAGLLLRSRTAGPARRPPVRGGSSGAPRRSGPRGPRRLVEQARRAWDRPLTAYYLILGSALLITVLGLVMVYSASMIKALELSLPGSYFFRKQFLAALIGGGLMIAAARMPAKLHRALAYPILAGTVFLLILVQVPGIGKSVNGNQNWIYLGGPFQLQPSEFAKLALLLWGADLLARKQDKRLLTEWKHMLVPLVPVAFLLLGLIMLGGDMGTTIILTAILFGLLWLAGAPTRLFAGVLAVAGTLAALFIKISPHRMGRLNCIGATDPGPQDQCWQAVHGIYALASGGWFGSGLGASVEKWGQLPEPHTDFIFAVTGEELGLAGTLSVVALFAALGYAGIRVAGRTEDPFVRYAAGGVTTWIVAQAVINIGAVLGLLPIAGVPLPLFSYGGSALLPTMFAVGLLIAFARDDPAARAALAMRQPRVSWKSMRRRVKKRPSGER; this is translated from the coding sequence ATGGCGGCCGATGTTCTTGGCGGCTCCGGGGACGCCGCGCGCGGGGTCCGCGCACGCGCCGGTCTCCTGCTGCGCAGCCGTACCGCGGGCCCCGCGCGGCGCCCGCCCGTCCGCGGTGGCTCGTCCGGCGCCCCCCGGCGCTCCGGGCCACGCGGCCCCCGGCGCCTGGTGGAGCAGGCCAGGAGGGCCTGGGACCGCCCCCTGACGGCGTACTACCTCATCCTGGGCAGCGCCCTGCTCATCACCGTGCTCGGCCTCGTGATGGTCTACTCCGCGTCGATGATCAAGGCGCTCGAACTGTCGCTGCCGGGCTCGTACTTCTTCCGCAAGCAGTTCCTCGCCGCGCTCATCGGCGGGGGCCTGATGATCGCGGCCGCCCGGATGCCCGCCAAACTCCACCGGGCGCTCGCCTACCCGATACTGGCCGGCACGGTCTTCCTGCTGATCCTGGTGCAGGTCCCCGGGATAGGGAAATCGGTCAACGGCAACCAGAACTGGATCTACCTCGGCGGCCCCTTCCAGCTCCAGCCCAGCGAGTTCGCCAAGCTCGCCCTGCTCCTGTGGGGCGCCGACCTGCTCGCCCGCAAGCAGGACAAGCGACTGCTCACCGAGTGGAAGCACATGCTGGTGCCGCTGGTCCCGGTCGCCTTCCTGCTGCTCGGGCTCATCATGCTCGGCGGCGACATGGGCACCACGATCATCCTGACCGCGATCCTGTTCGGCCTGCTCTGGCTGGCCGGCGCCCCCACCCGGCTGTTCGCGGGGGTGCTCGCCGTCGCGGGCACGCTCGCCGCGCTCTTCATCAAGATCAGCCCGCATCGGATGGGCCGGCTGAACTGCATCGGCGCCACCGACCCCGGCCCGCAGGACCAGTGCTGGCAGGCCGTGCACGGAATCTACGCGCTCGCCTCCGGCGGATGGTTCGGATCCGGCCTGGGTGCGAGTGTGGAGAAATGGGGTCAACTCCCCGAGCCCCACACGGACTTCATCTTCGCCGTGACCGGTGAGGAACTGGGTCTGGCGGGGACGCTGTCGGTCGTCGCCCTCTTCGCGGCTCTAGGCTATGCGGGTATCCGCGTGGCCGGACGCACGGAGGACCCCTTCGTGAGGTACGCCGCGGGAGGTGTGACCACCTGGATCGTGGCCCAGGCCGTGATCAACATCGGTGCGGTGCTCGGCCTGCTGCCGATCGCCGGTGTCCCGCTCCCGCTGTTCTCCTACGGAGGGTCCGCGCTGCTGCCGACCATGTTCGCCGTGGGGCTGTTGATCGCGTTCGCGCGGGACGACCCCGCGGCGCGGGCGGCGCTTGCCATGCGGCAGCCTCGGGTGAGTTGGAAGTCGATGAGACGGCGCGTCAAGAAGCGTCCGTCCGGAGAGCGGTGA
- the murG gene encoding undecaprenyldiphospho-muramoylpentapeptide beta-N-acetylglucosaminyltransferase: protein MHVVLAGGGTAGHIEPALALADALRRQDPTVGITALGTEKGLETRLVPERGYELALIPAVPLPRRPTPELITVPGRLRGTIKAAEQILERTKADCVVGFGGYVALPGYLAAKRLGVPIVVHEANARPGLANKIGSRYAAGVAVATPDSKLRNSRYIGIPLRYSIATLDRARVRPEARAAFGLDPGLPTLLVSGGSQGARRLNEVIQQVAPVLQRSGIQILHAVGPKNELPRVEHMPGMPPYVPVPYVDRMDLAYAAADMMLCRAGAMTVAELSAVGLPAAYVPLPIGNGEQRLNAQPVVKAGGGLLVDDAELTPEWVQGNVLPVLADPHRLYEMSRSAAEFGRRDADQLLVQMVYEAVAGR, encoded by the coding sequence GTGCATGTCGTACTCGCCGGTGGGGGGACCGCCGGCCACATCGAGCCCGCGCTCGCCCTCGCGGATGCCCTGCGCAGGCAGGACCCCACCGTGGGGATCACGGCACTCGGTACCGAGAAGGGTCTGGAGACCCGGCTCGTACCCGAACGCGGCTATGAGCTCGCGCTCATCCCGGCCGTCCCGCTGCCCCGCAGGCCCACCCCCGAACTGATCACCGTCCCCGGGCGGCTGCGCGGCACCATCAAGGCCGCCGAGCAGATCCTGGAGCGCACCAAGGCCGACTGCGTCGTCGGCTTCGGCGGCTACGTGGCGCTGCCCGGCTATCTGGCCGCCAAGCGGCTCGGGGTGCCGATCGTGGTCCACGAGGCCAACGCCCGGCCCGGCCTCGCCAACAAGATCGGCTCGCGGTACGCGGCAGGCGTGGCCGTCGCGACGCCGGACAGCAAGCTGCGCAACTCCCGCTACATCGGCATCCCGCTGCGGTACTCGATCGCCACACTCGACCGGGCCCGGGTCCGCCCCGAGGCCCGCGCCGCGTTCGGCCTGGACCCCGGCCTGCCGACGCTGCTCGTCTCGGGCGGCTCGCAGGGCGCCCGCCGTCTCAACGAGGTCATCCAGCAGGTCGCCCCGGTGCTCCAGCGCTCCGGCATCCAGATCCTGCACGCGGTCGGCCCGAAGAACGAACTGCCGCGTGTCGAGCACATGCCCGGGATGCCGCCGTACGTCCCGGTACCGTACGTGGACCGGATGGACCTCGCGTACGCCGCGGCCGACATGATGCTCTGCCGCGCGGGCGCGATGACCGTCGCCGAACTCTCCGCCGTCGGGCTGCCCGCCGCCTACGTACCGCTGCCGATCGGCAACGGCGAACAGCGGCTGAACGCCCAGCCGGTGGTCAAGGCGGGCGGCGGTCTCCTCGTCGACGACGCCGAACTCACCCCGGAGTGGGTGCAGGGCAACGTCCTCCCGGTACTGGCCGACCCGCACCGGCTGTACGAGATGTCGCGCTCCGCCGCCGAGTTCGGGCGGCGCGACGCCGACCAGCTCCTCGTGCAGATGGTGTACGAGGCCGTCGCAGGACGTTGA
- a CDS encoding cell division protein FtsQ/DivIB, protein MAGQATAQRGGGQSVQAKSAKSGRPGPRPGRGGRLRLPRRRSLILLAAAAALIGAGVIWILYGSSWLRVEHVKTTGTRVLTTAEVESAAAVPIGSPLISVDTGAIEARLRQKLPRIDSVEVVRSWPHGIGLKVTERRPVLVVKNGAKFDEVDAKGVRFATDAQPLKGAPQLELTVSQSPSVRRFGADRLVLEAVRVAGELPAAVAKETRSVKISSYDSVTLELTGGRSVRWGSEEEGELKGRTLSALMKARPKSVHFDVSAPTAPAVSGS, encoded by the coding sequence GTGGCCGGACAGGCGACCGCTCAGCGCGGTGGCGGACAGAGCGTGCAGGCGAAGTCCGCGAAGTCCGGCCGGCCCGGCCCCCGTCCCGGGCGGGGCGGCCGGCTCCGGCTGCCCCGCCGGCGCTCCCTGATCCTGCTCGCCGCCGCCGCGGCCCTGATCGGGGCCGGCGTCATCTGGATCCTGTACGGCTCTTCCTGGCTGCGCGTCGAGCACGTGAAGACCACCGGGACACGGGTTCTGACCACGGCCGAGGTCGAATCGGCCGCCGCGGTACCGATCGGTTCACCGCTGATTTCCGTCGACACGGGTGCCATTGAGGCACGACTGCGTCAGAAGCTGCCCCGCATCGACTCCGTCGAGGTCGTCCGTTCATGGCCGCACGGAATCGGTCTCAAAGTGACCGAACGCCGGCCCGTCCTGGTCGTGAAGAACGGCGCGAAGTTCGACGAAGTGGACGCGAAGGGTGTGCGTTTCGCCACGGACGCGCAGCCGCTGAAGGGCGCCCCACAGCTCGAATTGACGGTCTCCCAGTCCCCGAGCGTGCGCCGCTTCGGCGCCGACCGGCTCGTCCTCGAAGCGGTCCGCGTCGCGGGCGAACTCCCGGCCGCCGTCGCCAAGGAGACGCGCTCCGTGAAGATTTCCTCCTACGACTCCGTCACCCTCGAGCTGACCGGCGGCCGGAGCGTCCGATGGGGAAGCGAGGAGGAGGGCGAGCTGAAGGGACGTACCCTCAGTGCACTGATGAAAGCCCGTCCCAAGTCCGTCCACTTCGATGTGAGCGCCCCCACCGCGCCTGCGGTATCGGGTAGTTGA
- the ftsZ gene encoding cell division protein FtsZ, with product MAAPQNYLAVIKVIGVGGGGVNAINRMIEVGLKGVEFIAINTDAQALLMSDADVKLDVGRELTRGLGAGANPAVGRKAAEDHREEIEEVLKGADMVFVTAGEGGGTGTGGAPVVANIARSLGALTIGVVTRPFTFEGRRRANQAEDGIAELREEVDTLIVIPNDRLLSISDRQVSVLDAFKSADQVLLSGVQGITDLITTPGLINLDFADVKSVMSEAGSALMGIGSARGDDRAVAAAEMAISSPLLEASIDGARGVLLSISGGSDLGLFEINEAAQLVSEAAHPEANIIFGAVIDDALGDEVRVTVIAAGFDGGQPPARRDTVLGAASNKRDEPAPSRPSEVSRPLGGLGTVPTREEPPAPPVPVEPAPVNEAPAPSAIPTARPYPDSQAEELDVPDFLK from the coding sequence GTGGCAGCACCGCAGAACTACCTCGCAGTCATCAAGGTCATCGGTGTCGGCGGCGGTGGTGTCAATGCCATCAACCGAATGATCGAGGTCGGTCTCAAGGGCGTCGAGTTCATCGCGATCAACACTGACGCACAAGCACTGTTGATGAGCGACGCCGACGTCAAGCTCGACGTCGGCCGTGAACTCACCCGCGGCCTCGGGGCCGGAGCCAACCCGGCAGTCGGACGCAAGGCGGCAGAGGACCACCGTGAGGAGATCGAGGAGGTCCTCAAGGGGGCCGACATGGTCTTCGTCACCGCCGGCGAAGGCGGCGGCACCGGCACCGGCGGCGCGCCCGTCGTCGCCAACATCGCCCGCTCGCTCGGCGCCCTGACGATCGGCGTGGTCACCCGCCCGTTCACCTTCGAGGGCCGGCGCCGGGCGAACCAGGCGGAGGACGGCATCGCCGAGCTCCGCGAAGAGGTCGACACCCTCATCGTCATCCCCAACGACCGGCTGCTGTCCATCTCGGACCGCCAGGTCAGCGTGCTCGACGCCTTCAAGTCCGCCGACCAGGTGCTGCTCAGCGGCGTCCAGGGCATCACGGACCTGATCACCACGCCGGGCCTCATCAACCTCGACTTCGCCGACGTCAAGTCGGTCATGTCGGAGGCCGGTTCGGCGCTCATGGGCATCGGCTCGGCCCGCGGCGACGACCGCGCGGTGGCGGCCGCGGAGATGGCGATCTCCTCGCCGCTCCTCGAAGCCTCCATCGACGGCGCCCGTGGTGTGCTGCTCTCCATCTCCGGCGGTTCCGACCTCGGTCTCTTCGAGATCAACGAGGCGGCCCAGCTGGTCAGCGAGGCCGCCCACCCCGAGGCGAACATCATCTTCGGCGCGGTCATCGACGACGCCCTCGGCGACGAGGTGCGGGTCACGGTCATCGCGGCCGGCTTCGACGGCGGACAGCCCCCGGCCCGCCGGGACACCGTGCTCGGCGCCGCCTCCAACAAGCGCGACGAGCCCGCCCCTTCGCGGCCGTCCGAGGTGTCCCGTCCGCTCGGCGGCCTCGGCACGGTGCCCACCCGCGAGGAACCCCCGGCCCCGCCGGTCCCGGTCGAGCCCGCCCCGGTCAACGAGGCCCCGGCCCCCTCGGCCATCCCGACGGCCCGTCCCTACCCGGACAGCCAGGCCGAGGAGCTGGACGTGCCGGACTTCCTCAAGTGA
- the pgeF gene encoding peptidoglycan editing factor PgeF → MSGAHFAFTDRWGGVSAVPYEELNLGGAVGDDPASVRANRELAAKGLGLDPARVVWMNQVHGREVAVVDGPFGPGEAGTVDAVVTSRRGTALAVLTADCTPVLLADPVAGVAGAVHAGRPGMVAGVVPAAVEAMVSLGADPARIVARTGPAVCGRCYEVPERMRAEVAEAEPAAWSETSWGTPAVDVTAGVHAQLAALGVTDVEASPVCTLESLDHFSYRRDRTTGRLAGYVWLD, encoded by the coding sequence GTGAGCGGCGCGCACTTCGCCTTCACCGACCGGTGGGGCGGGGTGAGCGCCGTTCCGTACGAGGAGCTCAACCTCGGCGGTGCGGTCGGCGACGACCCCGCCTCGGTACGCGCCAACCGTGAGCTCGCCGCCAAGGGGCTCGGGCTCGACCCGGCCCGAGTGGTCTGGATGAACCAGGTGCACGGGCGCGAGGTCGCCGTCGTCGACGGCCCCTTCGGTCCCGGCGAGGCGGGCACCGTGGATGCGGTGGTGACGAGTCGTCGGGGAACCGCGCTCGCCGTGCTGACCGCGGACTGCACGCCGGTCCTGCTCGCGGACCCGGTGGCGGGCGTCGCGGGCGCCGTCCACGCCGGCCGGCCCGGAATGGTGGCGGGCGTGGTGCCCGCGGCCGTCGAGGCGATGGTCTCGCTCGGCGCCGACCCGGCCCGGATCGTCGCCCGTACCGGGCCCGCCGTCTGCGGGCGCTGTTACGAAGTCCCCGAGCGGATGCGGGCCGAGGTCGCCGAGGCCGAGCCCGCCGCCTGGTCCGAGACCAGTTGGGGCACGCCCGCCGTGGACGTCACCGCGGGGGTGCACGCACAGCTCGCGGCCCTCGGCGTCACCGACGTCGAGGCCTCACCGGTCTGCACGCTCGAATCGCTCGACCACTTCTCGTACCGCCGCGACCGCACCACGGGGCGGCTCGCCGGATATGTCTGGCTGGACTGA
- a CDS encoding YggS family pyridoxal phosphate-dependent enzyme, with product MTDRKTELASNLARVEERIASACAAAGRERAEVTLIVVTKTYPASDVRLLHELGVRQVAENRDQDAAPKAAACADLDLTWHFVGQLQTNKVRSVAGYAAVVQSVDRGRLVGPLSTAAVRAGRELGCLIQVALDAESGERGERGGVAPDGIEELAALVAEAPGLRLDGLMTVAPLAGEYAGRQRAAFERLLEFSSRLRADHPAANMVSAGMSADLEEAVAAGATHVRVGTAVLGDRPRLG from the coding sequence ATGACGGATCGCAAGACCGAACTCGCCTCGAACCTGGCACGGGTGGAGGAACGTATCGCCTCCGCCTGCGCCGCGGCCGGGCGCGAGCGCGCGGAGGTGACCCTCATCGTGGTCACCAAGACCTACCCGGCGAGCGATGTGCGCCTGCTGCACGAACTGGGGGTGCGTCAGGTCGCGGAGAACCGTGACCAGGACGCGGCCCCCAAGGCGGCGGCCTGTGCCGACCTCGATCTGACCTGGCACTTCGTGGGCCAGCTCCAGACCAACAAGGTCCGCTCCGTTGCGGGTTACGCCGCCGTGGTGCAGTCGGTCGACCGGGGCAGGCTGGTCGGTCCGCTCTCCACCGCGGCGGTCCGGGCCGGACGCGAACTCGGCTGTCTCATCCAGGTCGCCCTGGACGCGGAGTCCGGTGAGCGCGGTGAGCGCGGGGGCGTCGCTCCGGACGGGATCGAGGAGTTGGCGGCGCTCGTCGCCGAGGCGCCCGGACTCCGGCTCGACGGTCTGATGACGGTCGCGCCGCTGGCCGGCGAGTACGCCGGAAGGCAACGGGCCGCCTTCGAGCGGCTGCTGGAATTCTCATCCCGCCTGCGCGCGGACCATCCGGCTGCGAACATGGTGTCAGCAGGGATGAGTGCGGACCTCGAAGAGGCCGTCGCGGCCGGAGCGACACATGTACGCGTCGGAACGGCGGTACTCGGAGACCGACCCCGGCTCGGGTAA
- a CDS encoding cell division protein SepF has translation MAGAMRKMAVYLGLVEDDGYDGRGFDPDDDFEPEPEPERDRRRHQPPHQVPLQDERDEPVRVTQPPAPREPVQLSVESGRPARIAPVASITPERPSLEKNAPVIMPKVVSEREPYRITTLHPRTYNEARTIGEHFREGTPVIMNLTEMDDTDAKRLVDFAAGLVFGLHGSIERVTQKVFLLSPANVDVTAEDKARIAEGGFFNQS, from the coding sequence ATGGCCGGCGCGATGCGCAAGATGGCGGTCTACCTCGGCCTCGTGGAGGACGATGGGTACGACGGCCGGGGGTTCGACCCCGACGACGATTTCGAACCCGAGCCCGAACCGGAGCGCGACCGTCGGCGGCACCAGCCCCCGCACCAGGTACCGCTCCAGGACGAACGGGACGAACCGGTACGAGTAACTCAGCCTCCAGCGCCGAGAGAACCGGTTCAGCTATCGGTAGAAAGCGGACGACCAGCGCGAATTGCACCCGTGGCGTCCATCACACCTGAACGTCCGAGCCTGGAGAAGAACGCACCGGTGATCATGCCCAAGGTCGTGTCCGAGCGGGAGCCGTACCGCATCACCACGCTGCACCCGCGGACCTACAACGAGGCCCGTACCATCGGGGAACACTTCCGCGAGGGCACCCCGGTGATCATGAACCTCACCGAGATGGACGACACCGACGCGAAGCGACTTGTCGACTTTGCCGCCGGTCTCGTCTTCGGCCTGCACGGCAGCATTGAACGCGTGACGCAGAAGGTGTTCCTGCTGTCTCCTGCTAACGTCGATGTCACGGCGGAGGACAAGGCCCGCATCGCAGAGGGCGGATTCTTCAACCAGAGCTGA
- a CDS encoding YggT family protein: protein MGVALQVVYIALMCFLIVLIFRLVMDYVFQFARSWQPGKAMVVVLEATYTVTDPPLKLLRRFIPPLRLGGVALDLSFFVLMIIVYILISIVVRL, encoded by the coding sequence ATGGGCGTCGCACTACAGGTGGTCTACATCGCGCTGATGTGCTTCCTCATCGTGCTGATCTTCCGGCTCGTCATGGACTACGTCTTCCAGTTCGCCCGTTCATGGCAACCCGGTAAGGCGATGGTGGTCGTTCTTGAGGCCACCTACACTGTCACCGATCCACCGCTCAAGCTTCTGCGGCGGTTCATTCCGCCGCTGCGTCTCGGGGGCGTGGCACTCGACCTGTCCTTCTTCGTTCTGATGATCATCGTCTACATCCTGATCAGCATCGTGGTCAGGTTGTGA
- a CDS encoding DivIVA domain-containing protein: protein MPLTPEDVRNKQFTTVRLREGYDEDEVDAFLDEVESELTRLLRENEDLRAKLAAATRAAAQNQQQQGMRKPEQQQDGRGPGAPVPAAISGPPQVQQQQPQMGPPQLPSGAPQLPAGPGGHGPQGQHGQGPMGQGPMGQGPMGQGPMGQNQLGQNQMGQNQMGQNQLGQGPMGQNQLGQGPMGQQMGGPMGGHGPQMGQPAQAPGGDSAARVLSLAQQTADQAIAEARSEANKIVGEARSRAEGLERDARAKADALERDAQEKHRVAMGSLESARATLERKVEDLRGFEREYRTRLKSYLESQLRQLETQADDSLAPPRTPATASLPPAPQMSGSMASAGAGSMGHQMGGQPSMGGQQSMPSGPSYGGQQQMSPAMTQPMAPVRPQGPSPMQQAPSPMRGFLIDEDDN, encoded by the coding sequence ATGCCGCTGACCCCCGAGGACGTGCGGAACAAGCAGTTCACGACGGTCCGCCTCCGAGAAGGCTATGACGAGGACGAGGTCGATGCCTTCCTCGACGAGGTCGAGTCCGAGCTGACACGACTGCTCCGTGAGAACGAGGATCTGCGCGCCAAGCTGGCCGCCGCCACCCGCGCCGCCGCGCAGAACCAGCAGCAGCAGGGCATGCGCAAGCCGGAGCAGCAGCAGGACGGCCGAGGCCCCGGCGCGCCCGTTCCCGCGGCCATATCCGGTCCGCCGCAGGTCCAGCAGCAGCAGCCGCAGATGGGTCCGCCGCAGCTGCCGAGCGGCGCGCCGCAGCTGCCCGCGGGTCCCGGTGGCCACGGCCCGCAGGGCCAGCACGGCCAGGGCCCCATGGGCCAGGGTCCGATGGGTCAGGGCCCCATGGGCCAGGGTCCGATGGGGCAGAACCAGCTGGGCCAGAACCAGATGGGCCAGAACCAGATGGGCCAGAACCAGCTGGGTCAGGGCCCCATGGGGCAGAACCAGCTCGGCCAGGGCCCCATGGGCCAGCAGATGGGCGGCCCCATGGGCGGCCACGGCCCGCAGATGGGACAGCCGGCCCAGGCACCCGGTGGCGACAGCGCCGCCCGTGTGCTCTCCCTCGCGCAGCAGACCGCCGACCAGGCGATCGCGGAGGCCCGTTCCGAGGCCAACAAGATCGTCGGCGAGGCCCGGTCCCGCGCCGAGGGTCTGGAGCGCGATGCCCGTGCCAAGGCGGACGCCCTGGAGCGGGACGCGCAGGAGAAGCACCGCGTCGCGATGGGCTCCCTGGAGTCCGCCCGCGCGACCCTTGAGCGCAAGGTCGAGGACCTGCGGGGCTTCGAGCGCGAGTACCGCACGCGTCTGAAGTCCTACCTGGAGTCGCAGCTGCGTCAGCTGGAGACCCAGGCCGACGACTCGCTCGCGCCGCCGCGCACCCCGGCGACGGCCTCGCTGCCGCCGGCTCCGCAGATGAGCGGCTCCATGGCGTCGGCCGGTGCCGGTTCGATGGGGCACCAGATGGGTGGCCAGCCGTCCATGGGCGGCCAGCAGTCCATGCCGAGCGGGCCGTCCTACGGTGGCCAGCAGCAGATGTCGCCGGCGATGACGCAGCCGATGGCGCCGGTGCGGCCGCAGGGGCCTTCGCCGATGCAGCAGGCGCCTTCGCCGATGCGCGGCTTCCTGATCGACGAGGACGACAACTGA